The Thermoplasmata archaeon genome window below encodes:
- a CDS encoding PKD domain-containing protein, which yields MKSLHRAVPQVALVGLVLVVLLAAIVPVGAAPATTTTTYTLYGYVTQPTGAPNPVPGGVTVSLVSQATNQTYTTTTIGSSGQFTFSSATNAPGLAPGWWGAWVAPQAKLSLSGCNPCAAIPQNPSPAFHYFSAANLSSTGPGAPVAITGVSILPYSSTLNGTVTYAGRTVVSTVEILDPAYNAFVLSSNTTSSNGSYSLRAPEGTWVAETIVPGPTTHYNFTQVVINAAHEFRNISANNYLISGFENIAGTSPAVHVPNGGNVTIYDPNNGYIYSGRTSPGGFYSFGTYPLNFASGPQPFDVFLSSVGYSTAYYAQTVSANSPVYQNVAVTAITPPAVYNTVLNFSGLTLGTTGNGTLSVNTTAQLSSNAVLPYFANASVGDLWSQLGLDYNSSVYFPASSLGAAASAIQLAGPFFPAVQAATTVNGTAFTEPATNTFTYASTCTAGSCGPTSTATLTLNYAQSYALSSTLRANNSKYTLQFDYRYPTRAQAFVYNVVLPQGYSLVAGTTAPTNTLLSATGSGSTWTSFSLTPLSSGSGSGTATLSIVKYGGVTAAVNASAASFTFSQANVLNQSKGNYTVVVGEGQGVTFSASNSIYPAGTNGSQFVWHFGDGSSPVSTNSPTTSHTYTAPTTSTPLTGSLTVTNSGGLTNTVAFHVWVVPAGLTKANISYNATGTQVRQTSPGGTTYLYLNWSTAIQFNASGSSGNFTAPHVPSVLSVASFVVTANDYKTVANFSVGQGARFLSNWSLAFLGNGLYLTNGLVGTFSVPFLGWQYNMTLTVWDGAGHSASTKLVILVVDTQKPVPAFAIQNSSGQTVPGSGVIEGANGTAQVRFNAANSTDPNNGSIVRYSWHINNTGNKSIQVWYNQTANAPGYAYPGAWTYWLTPQSKPYTINLTTTDRNSNVAWTTQALTVSPNSTTRPIMAATNLNAPGTMNAGTSYTIWVNVTVGGGSKAVATNVQVAFYLMAPSGTGSQNFIVNAGSTAVAFYNYTNGVVNPTPWAFGTISSLPHNATVRAQISWTPGPTGNWILYANATASNEFPANYVNGPNIASTPITINQNPTNLYIEYGIIAAVAVVIIVLLVFLFRRRAHRANPKMGKPGLERGSKKDNKQA from the coding sequence GTGAAGTCGTTGCATCGAGCCGTGCCGCAGGTCGCCTTGGTGGGATTGGTCTTGGTCGTCCTCTTGGCCGCAATTGTGCCGGTCGGGGCCGCCCCGGCTACGACGACAACCACGTACACGCTGTACGGGTACGTCACGCAGCCGACGGGCGCGCCTAACCCGGTTCCGGGCGGGGTCACGGTCAGCCTCGTCTCCCAGGCCACGAACCAGACCTACACGACCACCACGATCGGGTCGAGCGGTCAGTTCACGTTCTCGAGCGCCACCAACGCCCCGGGGCTCGCTCCGGGCTGGTGGGGCGCCTGGGTCGCGCCGCAGGCGAAGCTCAGCCTCTCGGGCTGCAACCCATGTGCGGCCATCCCTCAGAACCCGAGCCCCGCGTTCCACTACTTCTCAGCGGCGAACCTCAGTTCAACCGGACCCGGCGCGCCCGTGGCGATCACGGGGGTCTCGATTCTTCCGTACTCGTCGACCCTTAACGGGACCGTCACGTACGCCGGCCGAACGGTCGTCTCGACCGTGGAGATCCTGGACCCCGCCTACAACGCATTCGTCCTGAGCTCGAACACCACGAGCTCGAACGGGTCGTACAGCCTGCGCGCTCCCGAAGGGACCTGGGTCGCGGAGACGATCGTTCCGGGCCCGACCACGCACTACAACTTCACACAGGTCGTGATCAACGCGGCCCACGAGTTCCGCAACATCTCGGCCAACAACTACCTCATCTCGGGCTTCGAGAACATCGCCGGAACGAGTCCCGCCGTCCACGTGCCCAACGGAGGGAACGTCACCATCTACGACCCGAATAACGGGTACATCTACTCCGGCAGGACCTCGCCCGGTGGGTTCTACTCGTTCGGCACGTACCCCCTCAACTTCGCGAGCGGGCCGCAGCCGTTCGACGTCTTCCTGTCGTCGGTCGGCTACTCCACCGCGTACTACGCCCAGACGGTGTCCGCGAACTCGCCGGTCTACCAGAACGTGGCCGTGACGGCGATCACGCCGCCGGCCGTCTACAACACCGTGCTGAACTTCTCGGGCTTGACGCTCGGCACGACCGGGAACGGAACCCTTTCCGTCAACACCACGGCGCAGCTCAGCTCGAACGCCGTCCTCCCGTACTTCGCGAACGCCTCGGTCGGCGACCTGTGGTCGCAGCTCGGGCTCGACTACAACTCCTCGGTCTACTTCCCGGCCTCGTCGCTGGGGGCGGCCGCGTCCGCGATCCAGTTGGCCGGTCCGTTCTTCCCGGCGGTCCAGGCAGCGACCACGGTCAATGGCACCGCCTTCACCGAGCCGGCCACGAACACGTTCACCTACGCGTCCACCTGCACGGCCGGTTCCTGCGGTCCGACGAGCACCGCCACACTGACCCTGAACTACGCCCAGAGCTACGCGCTGAGCTCTACGCTCCGGGCGAACAACAGCAAGTACACGCTCCAGTTCGACTACCGCTACCCCACGCGCGCGCAGGCGTTCGTCTACAACGTCGTCCTTCCCCAGGGATACTCGCTCGTGGCGGGGACGACCGCCCCGACGAACACCCTGCTCAGCGCGACGGGAAGTGGAAGCACGTGGACGTCCTTCTCGCTCACCCCGCTGTCGAGCGGGTCGGGAAGCGGCACGGCGACCCTCTCGATCGTCAAGTACGGAGGGGTCACGGCCGCCGTGAACGCGTCCGCCGCGAGCTTCACGTTCTCGCAGGCGAACGTCCTCAACCAGAGCAAGGGCAACTACACCGTCGTGGTCGGAGAGGGCCAGGGCGTTACGTTCAGCGCGTCGAACTCGATCTATCCCGCGGGGACCAACGGCTCACAGTTCGTATGGCACTTCGGGGATGGGAGCTCGCCCGTCTCGACCAACAGCCCGACGACGAGCCACACCTACACTGCCCCGACCACCTCGACTCCGCTCACTGGCAGCCTGACCGTGACGAACTCCGGTGGCCTCACGAACACCGTCGCCTTCCACGTCTGGGTCGTCCCGGCCGGCCTCACGAAGGCGAATATCTCCTACAACGCGACGGGCACCCAGGTCCGTCAGACCTCGCCCGGCGGCACCACGTACCTCTACCTCAACTGGTCGACGGCGATCCAGTTCAACGCATCGGGCAGCTCCGGCAACTTCACGGCGCCCCACGTCCCGAGCGTGCTGTCAGTCGCCTCGTTCGTGGTCACCGCGAACGACTACAAGACGGTCGCGAACTTCTCGGTCGGCCAGGGCGCGCGATTCCTCTCGAACTGGTCGCTCGCTTTCCTCGGAAACGGCCTCTACCTCACGAACGGGCTCGTCGGTACCTTCTCCGTGCCGTTCCTAGGCTGGCAGTACAACATGACCCTCACCGTCTGGGATGGTGCGGGCCACTCCGCGAGCACGAAGCTCGTCATCCTGGTCGTGGACACGCAGAAGCCCGTGCCGGCCTTCGCGATCCAGAACTCCAGTGGCCAGACGGTCCCGGGCAGCGGTGTCATCGAGGGGGCGAACGGAACCGCCCAGGTCCGGTTCAATGCCGCGAACTCCACCGACCCGAACAATGGCTCGATCGTGCGGTACTCCTGGCACATCAACAACACCGGGAACAAATCAATCCAGGTCTGGTACAACCAGACCGCGAACGCCCCCGGCTACGCGTACCCCGGTGCATGGACGTACTGGCTGACCCCGCAGTCCAAACCGTACACGATCAACCTGACCACGACCGACCGCAACTCCAACGTCGCATGGACGACTCAGGCGCTCACGGTCTCCCCGAACTCCACGACGCGGCCGATCATGGCGGCGACCAACCTGAACGCACCCGGCACGATGAACGCCGGTACGTCGTACACGATCTGGGTTAACGTCACGGTCGGAGGCGGCTCCAAGGCCGTGGCGACCAACGTACAGGTGGCGTTCTACCTCATGGCCCCGAGCGGGACCGGCTCGCAGAACTTCATCGTCAACGCGGGCTCGACTGCGGTGGCCTTCTACAACTACACCAACGGGGTCGTCAACCCGACCCCCTGGGCCTTCGGAACGATCTCGAGCCTGCCGCATAACGCCACTGTCCGTGCGCAGATCTCCTGGACGCCCGGCCCCACGGGGAACTGGATCCTCTACGCGAACGCGACCGCCTCGAACGAGTTCCCGGCCAACTACGTCAACGGCCCGAACATCGCGTCGACGCCAATCACGATCAACCAGAACCCGACCAACCTCTACATCGAGTACGGGATCATCGCGGCGGTCGCGGTGGTCATCATCGTGCTCCTGGTGTTCCTGTTCCGCCGCCGCGCCCACCGTGCGAACCCCAAGATGGGGAAGCCCGGCCTCGAGCGCGGCTCGAAGAAGGACAACAAGCAGGCGTAG